A genomic stretch from Candidatus Omnitrophota bacterium includes:
- a CDS encoding NYN domain-containing protein, translating to MTPLNNKDHLFGKVAVFIDAANIIHCYKDTEWKIDFKKLKKYFESKCTLIGIYYYSAFFEESTGQKSFFEMLSRKGFILRVKKIRKIMNDDGTITLKGNCDTDMVVDAMSCIDNYDTAVIMSGDSDFVSLVNLLRGKGKKVVIVSTRWHVAKDLIQAANHYFDINKFKPAWEFDNKP from the coding sequence ATGACACCATTAAACAATAAAGATCATCTATTCGGAAAAGTCGCAGTGTTTATTGATGCGGCAAATATCATACATTGTTATAAGGATACCGAATGGAAAATAGATTTCAAAAAGTTGAAGAAATATTTCGAATCTAAGTGTACCTTAATAGGCATATATTATTATAGCGCGTTCTTTGAAGAGTCTACAGGCCAGAAATCGTTCTTTGAGATGCTTAGCAGAAAAGGATTTATATTAAGAGTAAAGAAAATTAGGAAGATTATGAATGACGATGGCACGATAACGTTAAAGGGCAATTGTGATACCGATATGGTAGTAGACGCGATGTCCTGCATTGACAACTATGATACGGCAGTTATAATGAGTGGAGACAGCGATTTTGTTTCTTTGGTCAACCTTTTAAGGGGGAAAGGCAAAAAGGTTGTTATCGTTTCAACGCGATGGCATGTTGCTAAAGACTTGATTCAGGCAGCGAACCATTATTTCGATATCAATAAGTTTAAGCCAGCGTGGGAATTTGACAATAAGCCCTAA